Within Vicia villosa cultivar HV-30 ecotype Madison, WI linkage group LG1, Vvil1.0, whole genome shotgun sequence, the genomic segment ACCGTGATATGCAGTAAGACCACCTTTTGCTAGAAATATTATATCATCAAACGTTCTGAACAAAGTATAGCTGTATAACAACAAAATCAAAAGTGAGATTTTAACTTTATGTtaggagagagggagagagagagagagagagagggggggatAACATTACCTAGGTTGGTGAAGTACCATGCAGACGTTTACCCCTTCAGCAGCTTCACGACGAAGTGCTTTCAGCAGTAAAGAGGAAGATGCACTGTCCAAACCAGTTGTAGGCTCATCTAAGATTAACAATGAAGGCTCCATAACCATCTCCAACCCTACATTTACACGTTTTCGTTGCCCACCAGATATGCCTCGCTTCTCTACTGTTCCAACAAGGGAATCTCTTATTGCCTGAAGTCCCAAGGTTTCAATTACTCTTTCAACAATCAGAACCTTATCTGGTTTTGGCAGGTCATCAGATAGTCTCCAGTAATAAGAAACAgacatttaaaatgaaataacaaTTAGAAAGGGGGTAAAAACTCAATAATATACACAATCAACAGAAAAATAGTAACACTTAATTACAATACATGAAAGATATCTAAGAacatttgatttgaatcatgggGGATTAgttttgagttttatttttgcttcatgattTGTTCCTTGTTTAATTACAATTACGAGAATTGTATTGGTTTGACATTCAATAGTCCATCATAAGATTGAGCTATCTCGATACCAGAAAAACAATGGACTTTATCAAGGTCTTCGGTATGAAAGAATCACAACTAGAATATGACTATGATAGAtgattttatgataaaaaaatttaagtactAACCTCTATTATATTAAAACCAGACTCCAAATCCTAAATAAATAGGAAAACAAATCATGAAAGTAACCAAGTATGATACTCTAAAATTAGAAATTAATCATATGAGACAACCCAAGATAATATAAGATATTTTTCCTATATTTAACCATTACCAAATACACTATGCATGATATTTTGTGATTCGAAACGAATAAAGAGAAGTAAGTAATAGCAGCAGATGGTAATAAGGAAACTTTTTTATTGGgcattcaaaataaaaatgtacaaaTTAAGTTCTACATGGAAAGTGGGGTACCTGCATCTTGCACTGAACCGAAGATTTTCCTCCACTGTCAAGTTCCCATGCACAATATCATCTTGTGGCACATATCCAATAATTTTCTGGTAACAGTGAATAGATTCAGGTTTTCCATTGATTAGAATTGAGCCTGTCATAGTGCATCCTCTTATTTTCCCTGCTAGAGCAGAAAGAAATGTAGTTTTTCCAGCTCCCGAAGGACCCATCACAGCCGAAACACGACCAGGCATGATTTTACCTGTCACGCATCTCATTACATGTTTTTTTTTCCCTTTCAAAGTAAGGGTTAAATCTTTGAAAGCTACCTCGATCTCAGGCCTCGATCTAACCTCCTCACCATCGGCGGCCATTGAAATCACTCCTGAGAAGGTCAAGTTATTTTTGTCTTGTTGAGCTTTCTCCTTCTCAATCTGACCATAAGCATATCTTAAAATTTGACTTTGTGTATGTAAATTTTTTCCCTTAGGcaattgttttttaatatttttgtccCCAATCTTTAGATTGAATCCTTCATTGCTATTAGGGTCATTCTCAAGGGAATTCAACATTTTAGTAAGGTCACTAGGTTCCTTTGTTGGGTCTTTTGTGGCTGCAGATGGTTGTTCTGGAGGCATAGGTGGCAAAACTGAATTGCCTGTAGCAGGATTAACTTGCTCTGCTTGCTTTGATGATTTTCTGCGAGAAAAAGTGCGTACTAGCTGATCTTGCAATCCTGTCTTATTCCTTTTAGCAGCATctttcgctatcttccatctTTCTCGAGCTTGTACAGTTTCTCTTACCTGCCTTGCTGCAGCTTCTCTGGATTTAGCTTTCCTTCTTTCTCGAGTAGCTAGAACTTGATCAGAACAATTATAAATGAAGATCAAGACAGTACTCAATGCAACCTACAAGGGGAAATTAATGATGCCAAATATGATAaactagaaaaagaaaaaaggaatgcTTGGAAAATATTTCAAAGTATTGCATGCCTTTTcataaaatatgcataaataagaCAAACAAATAAACTTTGGGACATTTTTATGCTGATTTCCTATTGTGTTTCTTGATGCTATGAGATAAGACACCAGCGTTTGGACAAAGAAGATAAAGGAACAAGAGAGTTAATAATATGTTTGTAAGACAAACCAAACCACAAAAACTATGCAGTCAAACCATCAAGAATAATAATTCCAAAACCAACTTGCAAGAAAAACTCTGATAGCGTGAAATGAAAAAGTAAAGTTGAATGGGAGTTTTCCAAAGTAAGCATGAATTCATCTAATGTCACATTGAATTGTACTTACAATAAGCAGAGCGCCATAAGCATGCATATTTTGGTTCGTTGTGTTTGGATTACATTGGCTGAACTTGGAGCATGCTGCAAAAATAAATACAAACTAAGCTTCTGAATAATATCCTCTAGAGAGTGGAAATGATACAGGAAAATTAAATCAGTTGCGGATAAAAACTTCTTTGTTTGTTTGCGTCTAGCCCATTTTATCATGATGGCATAAATTAGCCAAATAAACAAGACTTGCAATACATGTAACAATAAAAAGACTTACGATTCTGATGAGTAGAACCCATCCTGCAGTAATATCTGAAATTGGAAAGGCATAAAGAGTAAGAAAGTTGAGAAATCGCTACGATTTTGGTTGTTATGAATATGAAAAGTAGTAATTGTGTGATAATGGATTTTTAGAGAACATTATCTTGTGACAAAATAATTCTAGACAATTTAGGCAGCAGCAAGAAGAGGAATGGGATAAATCAATACCCACGATCACAAGAAACTTTACGTGTTGTAGTTGGGCAGTATGATCCAGGAGAACAGAATATATCACTATTGTTCACCACGCCAGTCCAAATATCAGCACTGCCACAAGTATGTCCCGGCTCTCCCTGAGGTATCTGGTAACTATATCTGCAAATTTGTGTTTACATTTTAGGGATGAAACTTAGACAACAATGGTAAGAGTCAACAGCAAGGTGGAGCTTACGGGTCACATAGTCCAGTCTGGTTGTTCAGTTTTGCAAGCGGGCAATAAGAACCTAGCGGGCAAGCTTCATTCATAGGAAAATGAGAAATGTTAAAGCTGTAATACTCAATACTAACTCTAATTACATTTCAAACACTAATCATGAAGAGATACAACGTCTCTATTATAGGGGCCTGTTCACTACCCTTGTACTAATAGACTCTAACTTGGACGAACTATTGCACGATCATAGTAATTTTTTCTATGCTTGGCTAATGTATCGTGCCATTTCAGATAGATGCACGCATCAATACAAAAAACCAGTAATTAGCATAGTCTCAACCTTAACTCCCCTAATTAAAAGTATCAGTTCAAGAGGTATCATATACTTACGTATCATACAAGTCAATCCTTGAGGACAGAAAAAACCCTCGCAGCAAGGTTTACAGTTTTTGGTTCTCTTTGGAATTTCCTTTGTGTCCTTTTTTAGGTCAATATTAACGCCCGTACTACAACCCCATCCAGGTTCACAACCAGAAACCCATGAGGTCAAATTGCAATTCTTGTTTGGTTTTACATAATTGTCTGTAGCTGCTCCCTGTGCCAAGAAACCATGGAAGTAGTACCTTATCTCAGCCGCAGTACATATACGGTCCCTGAAATCTCCTGTCAACTAAATCACATTATATTTAAGAAATAGTATAAATGGAATGACGTAAATTTTCCACAAGCGGAAAAATATGCAAAATTAGAACACTGCAAGATTCAAGTATTCCACAAATTTCATTAGACAACAAATTTCCAATGCCTTAATTACACTAAAAAGAAGCTTTCACACGAAACAGTGGATAAAAAAAAGTATCAAGAAAGTCTGGTGATGTTAGGCCGGTCAGTGAAAATATTTCATGCAACACATATAAGGAGTATGGTAAATTCTAAAAATAACCAATATATTATATTATGATCTTAACACATAACAAATGTCTTTCTGATTATGCAAATtgcaaatgaaaaattaaaaactcTACACACtattagggtatgtttggatatcatTAGATGAACAAAGCAGAATAGAAAAGAGCTGAGTAGAATTAAGCGGAATGGACCGGAATGGAATGAAGATTCTATTCCCCAGGTTGAAAATTTTAGGACGGAACAAGACAAGTTCTTCGTTCCGCCTAAATCGGAGGGGGGAGAAATATAGTGGTAAGTGATGAAATAGAATGAAATCCATACCCCTGTGTTTCGTTCCGCTCCTTCCGATTATAGATAATTCAAACAATGGAACACCACTCTATTCCATCCTATACCGCTCCGCTCCATCGGATTCCATAAATATGGAAGAAACTCCAACTATTTTGCTTATCTATCATCTTCCAAGGTCCAAAGCCAACCTACTATCTAGTAAATTCTTTAAACTTGATGCAAATGATGCTACTACACTATTTCTTGGATACTAAATAGTCATAATTTGGGAAAATGATACTGATACTATTTGATTAAAAAGACATTTATGTGCCTTCAGCTAAAACTTAAATGTTTATGACAGTTGATTTTTTGCTCCTATTCATCTAAATAAAAAGTTGATTTTTAACAACAACTTAGTTTAGCTTTTGGAAGAGTCAAAAGCAATTCTAGAAGTGTAGAATTTATTTCATAATGATTTTGAGGTGTTCTGTTCTTCTAAAGTAGAATTAATTCTGTTTccaaaattgattctacttgaaactAGAATTTTTAATCTTTGAGTAGTTTAAACGTGATTTTTAAGTTGAAATATTCTGTTCATCTCAATTTTGCATGAAGTTATCCAATCATAAATTACTTTACATTCAACTAACTTTTAACCACCAGAATCaattttacaaaatcaattttttgacggcataatcaaacaaaaactTAGAATTTTGGACGAATTTAAGTTGAACTTTGGCAGATACTAAAATATCAATATGATATaaaagcccataccttttttctTAACACAAGAATCAACAAAATCCAACCTCCCCGTGAAATCAAAAGCTTCTTCCCAATCTTTTTTCCTGAAAGAAAGTAAAAAGTATGATGATCAACAAAAAACAGAATGTATCAATCAATGCTTTTACAGAAACGTGATTGAAGTAAAAAAACTAACGAAACGATGAAACAAAACTCACGGATCCTTAATGCAGAAATCTAAACTCGATTTAATATCCTTATTCAAAAGTAAAGCGATATTCTGAAGTTCCTTGTAGATTTCATCGGTGTAAAAGGAAGGAGCAAAAGTGCCTTCGGCGCAGTGAATTCTCGGTAAAAGAGTGAAAGAGAATAGGAAAAAGAGAGCAATGTAGAAAACATGATTCCTCATTTTTCATAATTTGTGAAGAATGATAGTATAGCATgccatgaagatgaagatgaagaatttGAGCGGAAAGGTTTGAAGATGGTTTGTGGAAAAAGTGGTTTTTGGATGAAGAAATGGCGGGGAGAAATGGATGCCTAGATTCAAGGATTTGCATTGTTTCGTTTCCTTTCTTTTTTGATTGCTTGCTTTTCAACCTTCGAGCTATGTAAGTGATGGTTTGGAGGGACACTTGGCCTATGTTTGAAAGAGAAGCTAAATTTTCATCATTAtaagtatatataatatataatggtGCTACCTATCTTTGGTTTTTTTTTATCTATTAAATTATATCATCTTTAAGCAACTTGTAATTCTAAATTTCTAAAGAACTCATATGGGTTCCACCactttactttatatattaatattttatttatattaaataaaatttaatttaaaataataatttaaattatataaactaaaattaatataaataaataaactaaaaattcaaattaaacttaaaatttaaaataataattaaaattaatctcaaatacatgacatataattaaaaatattaaaaataaataacatcacataattaatcaaatttaaatttcacCAACTTCGTGTTTAAAACATTCCCAAATCTGCTCAACTAGATCTCCTTGAAGTTGGTGATGAACTTGTTTTTCATGAAGATTTGCTCTTCTTTGTAGTCTTGTTGCAAGATTCGGATGAGGACCGTtaaatgttttagttgttgagttgttGTTATCTACATTATCATAAGAGTAATCAAAACCACCTCTATATGTGTGTCATCCGTCTTCAACAATCATATAATGCAATATGATGCAAGCAGATATGGTATGCTTGAGAGTTTTCACGTGCCATGCACGCGTTGGACCACGTATAATTGCAAATCAAGATTGAAGCACTCCAAATGCCCGTTCCACATCCTTTCTAGCTGATTCTTGATGTTGTGCACATAGTTTTCACTTTTCTCCCTGCGGTATTGAAatactcttgacaaatgtagcCCACTCAGGATATATACCATCTCCTAAATAATACCCCATATTATACGATTTCCCATTAATTCTATATTGCACAGCAGGAGCATGCCCTTCCAAAATTCCGTTAAACACGTTGGAATGGTTTAGCACATTAATGTCATTGTTTGAACCTGCAATACCAAAAAATGCATGACAGATCCATAAGTCCTATGATGCCACTGATTTAAGCATGATTGTGAGGTTTCCATGATCACCTTGACAAAACTGTCATTTCcatgtgtttacggtgatttccggtaaacaaccgctagtcctctaaACTACAaatatatactttggttactcgcaggatcgactagattgatcctaggacatagtcaaatagttgtctttcgagataatttggttcatgtttgttgATCTTTTGCTTCGAAACTCGGTTATAGTATGAACATGTAAgtaacttgcgaaataaactaacaaagaaTGTACACAACAGAAACATAAACTGGTTATAAATGCAAGAAAAAGACTTTGACAAAAAGACAAAGGAATATAATTTTCAGAAACAtaaaatacagaaatgtaaagtgaaataatgtaaaatgcagaaacgtaaagATTAATCAAAGAACATAAGGAAACTTAAACTACAAGAGAGACTAggcgaaaaagtaaaggaaacTTAAAGATACTTTGATTTTGTAagtagaaatacaaacatattaaatatgtggtgtcatacgtacatttctcagcgaactctttctcttaacacttgatacttgagtgatttgtgagtgatttgtacaaaatgaacacactggatcctgatactaagacccttatttatactaattcgaacctaacggtcctacactaacgaaatgccacgttgctcacatgcatacacttcgaatccctggggcgccatctgtccttgttcggttacacagaatatttcgaaattcaaatcctcccgcccgaatcctctttcgatacgtggcaacgtgatctttagtgagaatgcaacgaaatactctaagcttcagtactctttGTATTTCGAGAAACACTTAAGTCTCAAAGACaatctatctcgattcagcttcgatttcaatcatcttcatcataaataacatcctCAGACATGgctgtaatatggtgaactgactttatttgaaatgtcgcgttaagcaagagtcgccaccgacttttattttatccaaattaaatagaaaggctaaaagaacagaaaaaaacctttttaaaagaaacttgaattcggggggtaatttatacaaagggaaggtgtaaggcaccctttgtatctatggttttccatgggctcttaattgctttgctcttttgtaaccaaaagtttagaaatgtgtagaagaagaaataaggactttagctcataaatgagcgtagcctttttgaaggtttatgaaaaagtgtaagaacaagatttaagctagagcaaagcaattagggggaaaattaccttgacattgtaaaagagttcttttagcctttcagggctatccataccataagagggtaggaagtccttttatttggaggttgaagggtcgtcgcaattaccgttcgccacaagactgtccctgtcatagagagggcaggtagtctaagggaaggatcagaatagtcatcattattaggcaaccaggaggacacctcagcaataattgaaagggactatcatatcatcgtaggcaacctcgagggacgagatcatataaccaaaccgaaggcaacatcattggggatttatgatcttttgtgatgagaatgaactgagggcaacattgctgaggcgtcctcgtattcgagggacttgactattctgcaccGAAAagaaggcaacaaggcaacaggcaacagtcaacaagag encodes:
- the LOC131644613 gene encoding putative white-brown complex homolog protein 30, with protein sequence MRNHVFYIALFFLFSFTLLPRIHCAEGTFAPSFYTDEIYKELQNIALLLNKDIKSSLDFCIKDPKKDWEEAFDFTGRLDFVDSCVKKKGDFRDRICTAAEIRYYFHGFLAQGAATDNYVKPNKNCNLTSWVSGCEPGWGCSTGVNIDLKKDTKEIPKRTKNCKPCCEGFFCPQGLTCMIPCPLGSYCPLAKLNNQTGLCDPYSYQIPQGEPGHTCGSADIWTGVVNNSDIFCSPGSYCPTTTRKVSCDRGYYCRMGSTHQNPCSKFSQCNPNTTNQNMHAYGALLIVALSTVLIFIYNCSDQVLATRERRKAKSREAAARQVRETVQARERWKIAKDAAKRNKTGLQDQLVRTFSRRKSSKQAEQVNPATGNSVLPPMPPEQPSAATKDPTKEPSDLTKMLNSLENDPNSNEGFNLKIGDKNIKKQLPKGKNLHTQSQILRYAYGQIEKEKAQQDKNNLTFSGVISMAADGEEVRSRPEIEVAFKDLTLTLKGKKKHVMRCVTGKIMPGRVSAVMGPSGAGKTTFLSALAGKIRGCTMTGSILINGKPESIHCYQKIIGYVPQDDIVHGNLTVEENLRFSARCRLSDDLPKPDKVLIVERVIETLGLQAIRDSLVGTVEKRGISGGQRKRVNVGLEMVMEPSLLILDEPTTGLDSASSSLLLKALRREAAEGVNVCMVLHQPSYTLFRTFDDIIFLAKGGLTAYHGPVKKVEEYFAGIGIVVPDRVNPPDHYIDILEGLVKPNEGVTHQQLPVRWMLHNGYPVPPDMLHFADEISASSSSTNINHAAKSTDEATDQSFAGEFWEDMKSNVQLQKDHIEATFLRTKDLSNRRTPGISRQYRYYLGRIGKQQLREAKSQAVDYLLLLVAGAILGTLTKVNDETFGSLGYTYTVIAVSLLCKIAALRSFSLDKLQYWRESASGISSLAHFLSKDTIDLFSTLVKPLVYLSMFYFFSNPRSSFGSNYAVLVCLVYCVTGMAYAIAIYFEPAPAQLGSVLLPVVMTLISNQTREGLFMKILIKMCYPNWALEAFIIANAERYTGVWLITRCSSLMTSSYNVNDWATCLVVLIFYGIVARVVAFICLMITQKK